A genomic region of Methylobacterium durans contains the following coding sequences:
- the rplN gene encoding 50S ribosomal protein L14: MIQMQTNLDVADNSGARRVMCIKVLGGSKRKYAGVGDIIVVSVKEAIPRGRVKKGDVMKAVVVRTAKDVKRPDGSVIRFDKNAAVLINNQKEPIGTRIFGPVPRELRARNHMKIISLAPEVL; the protein is encoded by the coding sequence GTGATCCAGATGCAGACGAATCTGGACGTCGCCGACAATTCTGGTGCGCGTCGCGTGATGTGCATCAAGGTGCTCGGCGGGTCGAAGCGCAAATATGCCGGCGTCGGCGACATCATCGTCGTCTCCGTCAAGGAGGCGATCCCGCGCGGCCGCGTGAAGAAGGGCGACGTCATGAAGGCGGTCGTCGTGCGCACCGCCAAGGACGTGAAGCGCCCCGACGGCTCGGTCATCCGCTTCGACAAGAACGCCGCCGTTCTGATCAACAATCAGAAGGAGCCGATCGGCACCCGCATCTTCGGGCCCGTGCCGCGGGAACTGCGCGCGCGCAACCACATGAAGATCATCTCGCTGGCTCCTGAGGTGCTGTGA
- the rpsQ gene encoding 30S ribosomal protein S17, translated as MPKRVLQGVVVSDKGEKTIVVKVERRFTHPVMKKTVRRSKNYHAHDEANAAKVGQTVFIEECRPYSKTKTWKLVEGNEVAASA; from the coding sequence ATGCCGAAGCGCGTATTGCAGGGCGTCGTCGTCAGCGACAAGGGCGAGAAGACCATCGTCGTGAAGGTGGAGCGCCGCTTCACCCACCCGGTGATGAAGAAGACCGTCCGCCGCTCGAAGAACTACCATGCCCACGACGAGGCGAATGCCGCCAAGGTCGGGCAGACGGTGTTCATCGAGGAGTGCCGCCCCTATTCCAAGACCAAGACCTGGAAGCTCGTCGAGGGCAACGAGGTCGCCGCGAGCGCCTGA
- the rpmC gene encoding 50S ribosomal protein L29 encodes MKSSQRLSDLKALSADQLNDELLNLKKEQFNLRFQGATGQLENVARVREVRRDIARVRTLQRQKTLASTQA; translated from the coding sequence ATGAAGTCGTCCCAGAGACTGTCTGATCTGAAGGCCCTGTCCGCGGATCAGCTGAACGACGAGCTGCTGAACCTCAAGAAGGAGCAGTTCAACCTGCGCTTCCAGGGGGCCACCGGCCAGCTCGAGAACGTCGCCCGCGTCCGCGAGGTCCGCCGCGACATCGCCCGCGTCCGTACGCTGCAGCGTCAGAAGACGCTGGCCTCGACGCAGGCTTGA
- the rplP gene encoding 50S ribosomal protein L16, producing the protein MLQPKKTKFRKQFKGRIHGAAKGGFELNFGQFGLKAVEPERVTARQIEAARRAITREMKRQGRVWIRVFPDVPVSAKPTEVRMGSGKGAPDYWAARVHPGRIMFEVDGVAEEIAREALRLGAAKLPVRTRVVARIAD; encoded by the coding sequence ATGCTGCAACCCAAGAAGACGAAGTTCCGCAAGCAGTTCAAAGGCCGCATCCACGGTGCGGCCAAGGGCGGCTTCGAGCTGAACTTCGGCCAGTTCGGCCTGAAGGCCGTGGAGCCCGAGCGGGTCACCGCGCGGCAGATCGAGGCGGCCCGCCGCGCGATCACCCGCGAGATGAAGCGCCAGGGTCGCGTCTGGATCCGCGTGTTCCCGGACGTCCCCGTCTCCGCCAAGCCCACCGAGGTCCGCATGGGCTCCGGTAAGGGCGCGCCGGATTACTGGGCCGCCCGCGTCCACCCGGGCCGCATCATGTTCGAGGTCGACGGCGTCGCCGAGGAGATCGCCCGCGAGGCCCTGCGCCTCGGCGCGGCCAAGCTACCCGTCCGCACCCGCGTCGTCGCCCGCATCGCAGACTGA
- the rpsC gene encoding 30S ribosomal protein S3: protein MGQKVNPIGLRLGINRTWDSRWFAQKGEYAKLMHEDVAIRAALMKQLKQAAVSKIVIERPHRKCRVTIHSGRPGVVIGKKGADIEKLRKLVGTMTKADVTINIVEVRKPEIDATLVADSIAQQLERRVAFRRAMKRAVQSAMRLGAEGIRITCSGRLGGAEIARTEWYREGRVPLHTLRADVDYGTATAFTTYGTCGIKVWVFKGEILEHDPMAQDKKAQDEGGRSGGRRERDGEGGRERGRRDHANA from the coding sequence ATGGGCCAGAAAGTCAATCCGATCGGTCTGCGTCTCGGCATCAACCGGACGTGGGATTCCCGCTGGTTCGCCCAGAAGGGCGAGTACGCCAAGCTGATGCACGAGGACGTCGCGATCCGCGCCGCCCTCATGAAGCAGCTGAAGCAGGCGGCGGTCTCGAAGATCGTCATCGAGCGTCCGCACCGGAAGTGCCGCGTCACCATCCACTCGGGCCGCCCGGGCGTGGTAATCGGCAAGAAGGGCGCGGATATCGAGAAGCTGCGCAAGCTCGTCGGCACGATGACCAAGGCGGACGTGACGATCAACATCGTCGAGGTTCGCAAGCCCGAGATCGACGCGACGCTCGTCGCCGACTCGATCGCCCAGCAGCTCGAGCGCCGGGTCGCCTTCCGGCGCGCCATGAAGCGCGCCGTCCAGTCGGCGATGCGTCTCGGCGCCGAGGGCATCCGCATCACCTGCTCGGGCCGTCTCGGCGGCGCCGAGATCGCCCGGACCGAGTGGTACCGCGAGGGCCGGGTCCCGCTGCACACCCTGCGCGCGGACGTCGATTACGGCACGGCCACCGCCTTCACGACCTACGGGACGTGCGGCATCAAGGTGTGGGTGTTCAAGGGCGAGATCCTCGAGCACGACCCGATGGCCCAGGACAAGAAGGCGCAGGACGAGGGTGGCCGGTCCGGCGGCCGTCGCGAGCGCGACGGCGAGGGTGGCCGTGAGCGCGGCCGTCGCGACCACGCCAACGCGTGA
- the rplV gene encoding 50S ribosomal protein L22: MGKPATPRALPENEAKAVARMLRVSPQKLNLVAQLIRGKKVESALADLEFSRKRIAREVKKCLESAIANAENNHDLDVDDLVVSQAFVGKALVLKRFHARARGRGARILKPFSNLTIVVREVPSAEAA; the protein is encoded by the coding sequence ATGGGCAAGCCCGCAACCCCCCGCGCGCTCCCCGAGAACGAGGCCAAGGCGGTGGCGCGGATGCTCCGCGTCAGCCCCCAGAAGCTGAATCTCGTCGCGCAGCTCATTCGCGGCAAGAAGGTCGAGTCGGCGCTGGCCGACCTCGAATTCTCCCGCAAGCGGATCGCCCGCGAGGTCAAGAAGTGCCTCGAGAGCGCGATCGCCAACGCCGAGAACAACCACGACCTGGACGTCGACGATCTCGTCGTCTCCCAGGCCTTCGTCGGCAAGGCGCTCGTCCTGAAGCGGTTCCACGCCCGTGCGCGTGGCCGTGGCGCCCGCATCCTGAAGCCCTTCTCGAACCTCACCATCGTGGTTCGCGAAGTCCCGTCCGCCGAAGCGGCGTGA
- the rpsS gene encoding 30S ribosomal protein S19 — MARSLWKGPFVDGYLLKKAETARGSSRNEVIKIWSRRSTILPQFVGLTFGVHNGQKHIPVYVSEEMVGHKFGEFSPTRTFHGHAADKKAKRR; from the coding sequence ATGGCACGCTCCCTCTGGAAGGGGCCGTTCGTCGACGGCTACCTCCTCAAGAAAGCTGAGACCGCTCGCGGATCCAGCCGCAACGAAGTCATCAAGATCTGGAGCCGCCGCTCCACGATCCTGCCGCAGTTCGTCGGGCTCACCTTCGGTGTGCACAACGGGCAGAAGCACATCCCGGTCTACGTCTCCGAGGAAATGGTCGGTCACAAGTTCGGCGAGTTCTCGCCGACCCGCACCTTCCACGGTCACGCGGCCGACAAGAAGGCGAAGAGGCGCTGA